The Cryptomeria japonica unplaced genomic scaffold, Sugi_1.0 HiC_scaffold_123, whole genome shotgun sequence genome contains a region encoding:
- the LOC131865841 gene encoding putative germin-like protein 2-1 has translation MANRMIYFTLGLFLLICCYSDRVMAGDSDPLQDFCVADEESKVLVNGFVCKDPMQVSADDFFFRGLGQAGNTDNDVGSNVTMANVKQIPGLNTLGISLVRIDYAVGGINPPHTHPRATEVLVLLEGQLLVGFIDTNNKFFSKTLEKGDVFVFPKALVHFQQNVGHENAVAISALSSQLPGVQTIANSLFAADPPLPDSVLAKAFRITQEVVDYIQKKFA, from the exons ATGGCTAACCGAATGATTTACTTCACACTGGGACTTTTTCTGTTGATATGTTGTTACAGCGACAGGGTCATGGCAGGGGATTCCGATCCCTTGCAAGATTTCTGCGTTGCAGATGAGGAAAGCAAAG TTTTGGTGAACGGGTTCGTTTGCAAAGACCCAATGCAAGTTTCAGCAGACGACTTCTTCTTCCGGGGACTTGGGCAGGCAGGGAACACCGACAATGATGTGGGCTCCAACGTAACGATGGCGAACGTTAAACAGATACCAGGCCTCAATACGTTGGGAATATCGTTGGTCCGCATCGACTACGCAgtgggtggaataaatcctcctcacacacacccaagagccaccgaagttcttgttttactggaaggccagcttcttgtgggtttcattgacaccaacaacaagtttttcagcaaaacgttggagaagggagatgtgtttgtgtttccaaaggcacttgtgcatttccagcagaatgtggggCATGAAAATGCGGTGGCCATATCTGCATTGAGCAGCCAGCTTCCGGGAGTTCAGACAATCGCCAACTCTCTGTTTGCAGCGGATCCTCCTCTCCCAGATTCCGTATTGGCCAAGGCCTTCCGCATCACACAGGAAGTTGTGGATTACATTCAGAAGAAATTCGCATAA